GCCTCTTGTGCAACCTTACCTGTAAGATCAGTCTTACTCAGATTTACAAGCAAAAGATGGGTGTCTGTCCCACCGGTTACCAGCTCGTAGCCTCGTTTTTGGAGTTCCGCGGCTAAGGTGGAAGCATTAGTTACTATCTGTTTCTGATAATCCTTGAATTCTGGTGAAAGTGCCTCTTTAAATGCAACTGCCTTTGCAGCAATGATGTGCATAAGAGGGCCACCCTGTATTCCAGGGAATACGAGGCTGTCTATAACCCTGGCAAATTCCTTTTGACATAAAATCAATCCCCCTCTGGGACCTCTCAGCGTTTTGTGGGTGGTAGATGTAATGAACTCAGCATGGGGCACAGGGCTGGGATGCAACCCGCCTGCAATTAATCCCGCGATATGAGCCATATCCACCATAAGGTATGCCCCTACTTCATCGGCAATCCTTCGGAAGTGGTGGAAATCGATGATTCTGGGATAGGAACTGGCTCCTACCACAATTAACTTCGGTCTACTATCTTTGGCTAATCTTTCTACTCTATCATAATCAATCCTCTGGGTATCTCTGGTCACCCCGTATGTAATTACATTATACAGTTTACCAGAAAAACTAGCAGGACTGCCATGGGTAAGATGTCCGCCATGGGTCATGCTCATTCCCATGATGGTATCTCCGGGGCTTAGTACAGAGAAATAAACAGCCATGTTAGCCTGTGTCCCAGAGTGAGGCTGAACATTAACGTGATCAGCGCTAAATAACTCTTTACCTCTGGTTATAGCCAGGTTTTCAACGCTATCTACAAATTCACATCCTCCGTAGTATCTCTTTTTAGGGTATCCTTCCGCATATTTGTTGGTCAGAATACTGCCCTGGGCTTCTAATACTGCCTCACTTACAAAATTTTCAGAAGCGATTAACTCCAGCCTGTATGCCTGTCTTTTCGTCTCCAATCGAATGACTTCTGCAATCTCTGGATCCGCCTCTCTTAAAATCGACATCTATTTCTCCGCAGGCATAGTAGATTGAGAATTACAAATGGCTTTCTCTATATCGGCTATCTTTTCCAATCTTTGCTGGTGTCTTCCTCCTTGAAATTCACTGGTAAGCCACACTTTAACTATTTCCATGGCAACATCTTTACCTGTAACCCTTCCTCCAATAATAAGGATATTTGAATCATTGTGCTCTCTGCTCATTCTTGCGGTATATGCATCATGACACAGGGCAGCCCGTACCTTCGGAAACCTGTTCGCAACTATGGACATACCAATCCCGGTTCCACAGACAAGAATTCCCCTTTCGAATTCTCCCCTTTGTACCTTCTGGGCAACTATACTGCCAAAGGCAGGGTAATCCACAGATTCACTGCTGAATGTACCAACATCATAAAAGTCTATCTTCATATCTTTAGATAAGGATTGTTTTATAAGCTCTTTTAATTCAAAACCTCCATGGTCAGATCCAATAATTATTTTCATCTTTTTAACCATTATACTTCTTAAAGACCAGCGTAGCATTGGTCCCGCCAAAACCAAAGGAATTAGAAATAGCTATCTTAACATCAGCCTTTCTCGCTATATTCGGGACATAATCCAGATCGCAATCAGGGTCGGGAGTCTCATAGTTTATAGTAGGCGGAATAATTCCATCACGAATTGTCAGAATTGTAAAGATTGCCTCAACCCCACCTGCTGCACCCAGCAAATGGCCAGTCATCGATTTAGTGGAACTTACAGGAATCTTTTTACTGTATTCATTAAAGACGGTCTTTATGGCAATGGTTTCAATAGTATCATTCAGTGGTGTAGAAGTACCATGAGCATTGATATAATCCACTTTATTGGGTGGTATATTGGCATCAAGGAGTGCCATCTTCATACATCGGGCTGCCCCACCTCCCTGAGGGTCAGGGGCGGTTATATGAAAGGCATCACTGGTTAATCCGTAACCAATAATTTCACCATAGATATTGGCTCCCCTCTTAAGTGCCAGTTCCAACTCTTCTAAAATAATCGTTCCTGCACCTTCTGCCGGAACAAAACCGTCTCTGTTATTATCAAAGGGACGACTGGCTTTTTCAGGCTCATCATTATGCGTAGAAATAGCCTTCATCGCATTAAAGCCACCAATATTCAAAGGGGTTATGGTTGCCTCTGTCCCTCCGGTAATCATAACATCTGCGTCTCCCCGCTGTATTAGTTTAAATGAATCCCCGATAGCATGAGAACCGGCTGCACAGGCAGTAACAACACAGGTATTAGGTCCCT
This genomic stretch from Thermodesulfobacteriota bacterium harbors:
- the fabF gene encoding beta-ketoacyl-ACP synthase II, with the protein product MKRRVVVTGLGAVTPLGIGVEKTWKALVEGKSGIGEISRFDTTNFQTKIAGEVKDFDPEDFLDKRQVRRMDSFVHYCMASTIMAIEDSGLKVTDQNAERIGVIIGTGLGGLPTLEKNHTMLLEGGPKKISPLFIPMMIANIAPGQIAIYFGIKGPNTCVVTACAAGSHAIGDSFKLIQRGDADVMITGGTEATITPLNIGGFNAMKAISTHNDEPEKASRPFDNNRDGFVPAEGAGTIILEELELALKRGANIYGEIIGYGLTSDAFHITAPDPQGGGAARCMKMALLDANIPPNKVDYINAHGTSTPLNDTIETIAIKTVFNEYSKKIPVSSTKSMTGHLLGAAGGVEAIFTILTIRDGIIPPTINYETPDPDCDLDYVPNIARKADVKIAISNSFGFGGTNATLVFKKYNG
- the glyA gene encoding serine hydroxymethyltransferase, producing the protein MSILREADPEIAEVIRLETKRQAYRLELIASENFVSEAVLEAQGSILTNKYAEGYPKKRYYGGCEFVDSVENLAITRGKELFSADHVNVQPHSGTQANMAVYFSVLSPGDTIMGMSMTHGGHLTHGSPASFSGKLYNVITYGVTRDTQRIDYDRVERLAKDSRPKLIVVGASSYPRIIDFHHFRRIADEVGAYLMVDMAHIAGLIAGGLHPSPVPHAEFITSTTHKTLRGPRGGLILCQKEFARVIDSLVFPGIQGGPLMHIIAAKAVAFKEALSPEFKDYQKQIVTNASTLAAELQKRGYELVTGGTDTHLLLVNLSKTDLTGKVAQEALDEAGITVNKNEIPFDSRGPVITSGIRIGASAVTTRGMKESEMKVIADFISQVLSDVSNRSNLKRVKDMVFDLCKGFPIYQGRLIE
- the rpiB gene encoding ribose 5-phosphate isomerase B encodes the protein MKIIIGSDHGGFELKELIKQSLSKDMKIDFYDVGTFSSESVDYPAFGSIVAQKVQRGEFERGILVCGTGIGMSIVANRFPKVRAALCHDAYTARMSREHNDSNILIIGGRVTGKDVAMEIVKVWLTSEFQGGRHQQRLEKIADIEKAICNSQSTMPAEK